One window of the Flavobacteriaceae bacterium YJPT1-3 genome contains the following:
- a CDS encoding peptidyl-prolyl cis-trans isomerase, protein MKRILVVLLLFVLQLACTAKDERANAVARVNDSYLYKEDIANLVPPGTSARDSTLVVNGFITRWATQQLLMDGARRNLTQEQQDQFNSMVRQYRDELYTKAYKDAVVAQTLDSIVSDQEIAAYYEEHLSNFRTNEPLLKLRFIQTAPNREDLDEIVQRFKRWDAEDKRVLDSISFNFRAKSLNDSAWVRQNRVVASINAIAPEEADRLLKKTNFLQLRDSLGVYLIAVEETLGQNEQAPLTYVAPTIKEIILNKRKLQLISQLETDITRDAIKKNEFEIYN, encoded by the coding sequence ATGAAGAGAATCCTAGTCGTACTCCTGCTTTTTGTTCTGCAGCTGGCATGTACTGCTAAAGACGAACGAGCTAACGCAGTGGCCCGCGTGAATGATTCTTATCTCTACAAAGAAGATATCGCTAATCTGGTCCCTCCCGGTACTTCAGCCCGCGACAGCACCCTGGTGGTCAATGGCTTTATTACCCGTTGGGCCACACAGCAACTGCTGATGGACGGCGCACGGCGCAATCTGACTCAGGAACAACAGGATCAATTCAACAGCATGGTGAGGCAGTACCGCGATGAACTCTACACCAAAGCTTATAAAGATGCAGTAGTCGCTCAAACACTGGATAGTATCGTTTCTGATCAGGAAATAGCGGCCTACTATGAAGAGCACCTCAGCAATTTCAGGACGAACGAACCCCTGCTCAAACTGCGCTTTATACAGACCGCGCCCAATAGAGAAGATCTCGACGAGATCGTCCAGCGCTTTAAACGTTGGGATGCGGAGGATAAACGGGTACTCGATTCCATCAGTTTTAATTTTAGGGCCAAATCACTGAACGATAGCGCCTGGGTGCGTCAGAATAGGGTAGTAGCCAGTATCAATGCCATCGCTCCGGAAGAGGCCGACAGGCTGTTAAAAAAAACTAATTTCCTTCAGCTACGCGATTCATTAGGGGTATATTTGATCGCTGTTGAGGAAACCTTAGGTCAGAATGAACAAGCTCCATTAACCTATGTAGCTCCTACCATCAAAGAGATCATTCTGAACAAAAGAAAATTACAGTTGATCAGTCAGCTGGAAACAGATATTACAAGAGATGCAATTAAGAAAAATGAATTTGAGATTTATAACTAG
- a CDS encoding OmpH family outer membrane protein has protein sequence MKKVVLAIAFAVMSMSVIAQTKIGTIDSDLIIGSHPDLKKVQTDLTAYTKTLDDQMKEMLQKYQTQVQDYQAKESTMLAADKKMKQDEIIKLEQEIQQFRQNSSQLIQIKQNELMQPIYEKVGRVLDEVAKAEGYTQVLTLNNTVAFFDTRFDLTETVAKKLGITLPQ, from the coding sequence ATGAAGAAAGTAGTACTAGCAATTGCATTTGCAGTAATGAGCATGAGCGTGATCGCTCAAACAAAAATTGGAACGATTGACAGCGACCTCATCATTGGCAGTCATCCGGACCTGAAGAAAGTGCAAACCGATCTGACCGCCTATACCAAGACCCTGGATGATCAAATGAAAGAGATGTTGCAGAAATATCAGACACAGGTGCAGGATTATCAGGCCAAGGAATCCACTATGCTGGCAGCCGATAAAAAAATGAAGCAGGACGAGATCATTAAATTGGAGCAGGAAATCCAACAATTCCGTCAGAATTCATCGCAGTTGATCCAAATCAAGCAAAACGAACTGATGCAACCCATTTATGAAAAGGTGGGACGCGTACTGGACGAAGTCGCTAAAGCGGAAGGCTATACGCAAGTGTTAACCTTGAACAATACCGTGGCCTTTTTTGACACTCGATTCGATCTTACAGAAACGGTGGCCAAAAAATTGGGAATCACCTTACCGCAGTAA